The stretch of DNA ATCATCATCGCGCGTTGCTTGCCAGTATTGCCAAACCGCGTAAGCGATATCGGTATTGATATGAACTTCAATGTCACCGCACCAGATGCGTACAGGTTCGCCGTCAGGACCAAATACCCAACGGGGAGTGACTTCATCGCCTGTATTCGCACTTTCCCAAGCAAACATTGCGCCTTCATAACCTGCGGCTTGCGCTTTACGTCTTGCACCTTCTAGCGTGTGGTAGCGATAAGACAGTAAGTTACGCGCGATTTGCGGTTGCGTGAAAGTAAAGAAAGGAACGATAAAGACTTCAGTATCCCAAAAGACGTGACCGCGATACGCAAATCCAGACAGCGTTTTTGCTGGAATACTTACACGGTTGTTATGTCTTGGTGCTGCTGCAAGCAGTTGAAATAAATTGTAACGAACTGCAACTTGGGCGGTGGGGTCACCAGTAATAGTAATATCGCAGTCTTGCCATAACTCATCCCATACTGCGCCGTGGGCTGCAAGTAAAGTTGAATAACTTGGCAAACTCGCTAACCGCTCTTGGGCAGCAGCTACGGGTTGCTCCACATCGAGTGAAGTAAAAACTGTAACAATTTTTTCTAAAGTAACAGTTTTTCCAGGCTGTGCCTGAAATGATGTCGTTAATGTCGGAGTGCCTGGGTTTCCAGTAAATTGAACCGAGGTTGCTTCCGAACACGCGAGTTGAAACGCCATCGCTAATTCGATTCCTGAATGGCTACAGCGCTGGTGTAACCATGCTTGATTGTTGCTACTGCCTTGTGCGAGCCAATCCCAATGCTTGACGCCGTGGTTATCGACGTTGCCATTAATACTAGCCTCAAGAGCGATCGCACCAGTAAAGTCGATGGGTGTAATCTGGCAGTGCAACACTAAGACGCGATCGTCTGCCATACTAATTATTCGCTCAAAGTGGAACTTCACAGTATGTCCACTTGGACTGCGCCACAATACATCGCGGCTGACGATACCCCAACGTAAGTCTAGCTGACGCTGATATTCTAAGAGCTCGCCTTGATTCAAACAAAAGCGATCGCTTCCTATGTATACTGTTAACGGCAACCAATCAGGACAATTCACGAGTTCCGTATGCATTACAGGAACGTCATCGTATACGCCGTTAATCAACGTTGCCGCGCTGGCATTTGGGTAGCCCTCTTCAAAGCTCCCGCGCGTACCAAGATAACCGTTGCCTAAAGTAAACAGTGTCTCCTTATGGTGCAATTCTGCCGGATCGAACTGAGTTTCAAAAATCTTCCAACCGCTGTAGTCCATGACTCGCTCATCTCGCTGGGGTATCGTACAATACAAAAATCTCTCTTTCTAGCATTCCCCTTTAGATAGAGATTCGTAGGGAATTTACGAAAACCGAACTAAAACTATACAAAACGCAACAAAGTGTCATAAAACGTTTCAAGTGCTGGTGGCTCAACACCAAAAAATTTAACTCATCACTACTCACTAGCCACTCATTACTTAAGCTTCGATCACGACTCGCAGATTACCGCGTTTCTTGGCAACGCGACACGCGGTTGTATTGCCTGAGCGCTCAAATTCTAAATCGAGTAAAGTAGGTCCAACACGCAAATTGTGTAGTGATAAAGTATTAATCGATTCTGGTAAAGCAGGGTCAATGATCCGCAAGCAATTATTTTTAGCATCCGGAACAAGGTTGACCATCATTTGTAGTAGCTGAAAGATACTACCTGTCGCCCAAGCTTGCGGCGAACACGCGACTGGATACTGCACTGGATCGTTATCGTTCGTGCGTTCGTAGCCACAGAAAAGTTCAGGCGGGCGTTGATACGGTTGACGTTGCGTCATCTCTAAAATACTTTGAGAAAGTTCCAGCGCTTGATCGATTAATCCAAGCGATCGCACGCCCATCGCAATCATCGAATTGTCATGCGGCCAAACCGAACCGATATGATACCCCATCGGATTATAAGCTGGCGACAAACTGCTCAAAGTGCGAATGCCCCATCCATTAAACATATCCGGTGCGCGTAGCCGTTCGGCAACACTATAAGCTTTTTCCGGTGTCAAAATTCCCAGATGCAGGCAATGACCAGGATTAGAGGTAATACTATCAACTTGCTTGCCTTCACCGTCTAAAGCTAGAGCGCAGTAATCTTGATCGGACATCCAAAAGTCACGATTAAATCGCTCTTTCAAACGATTTGCATCTTCTTGCCAGCGATCTGCTAAGTCGATCCGCTTTTTCATGCGGGCGATTTCTGCTAAGCGGATTTTTGCTGCATAAACATAAGCTTGGACTTCGCAAAGTGCAATTGGACCGTTTGCTAAGTGCCCGTGACGGTCTACGATACAATCACCTGAATCTTTCCATCCTTGGTTAACTAAACCGCGTCGAGACGTACGGAAGTAGCTAAGGTAGCCGGTTTTTTCACATTTGCGGTCGATCCACTCCATCGCGGCTAGCGCATTCGACCACAGTTGCTCTAGGGTTTCGTTATCGTGCGTCCAAGCGTAGTATTCCGCATAGAGCATCAACCACAAAGGAGTTGCGTCGATGGTGCCGTAGTACGGTGTATGGGGAACTTCTTGGCAACGCGCCATTTCACCCATACGCAACTCGTGCAATATTTTACCAGGTTCTTCTTCGCGCCACTCGTCTTCTACTTTACCTTGGTAAGCGGCGAGAATCAAAAGTGTTTCGCGCGCGATCGCCGGATTCAACATTAATGTTTGAGAAGCCGCGATCAGCGAGTCGCGCCCAAACAATGTTGAAAACCAAGGAACTCCAGCTGAGACAACTTTGCAATTACCAAAGTTTTTCCCAATTGACTGTCGTAAAAGATACAAATCTTGTTCGGCGCGTTCGATAGTACGGTTAAAAATGACTTTGTCAGAGCGAATTTGCGTAATATGTTGTCGCCAATTTTGCTCTTCTAATAATTCAGCCGCTTTTGCTTGCACGAGCGTCGTCGGAGCGCTGACTGTAGAAGCTGGCTGACGATCGGTTAACATTTGTAGCCGATAGCCTAGCTTCTGCGTTTGGTGCGAAGCTAATTCCAGTTGCCAAATTGCAGTATAACCTTTGAACAGCTTTGGCTTGAGATACTGAAACTGAATGCGCGATTCCATCAGCAACCCATCTAAGCCTTGATAGGCTAAAGTTAGTTCTTCTTGTTGACACAAACGGTAAGCAGATGCACCGTCACGCGAGGCTTGATCGCTAATTGGTTGTGCCAGGCGCAATAACTGACCGCGTTTTTCCCGCCGAAACCCCCGAATTTCAAATAAATCAATAAAATCGGCGTCAAAGCTGAGGCTAAGTTCAAAGCTTACCGAACTAGTACTGTAATTTGTGATTTCGATTTCTTCAAACAGTGCGCCACCCAGCGCAATTTCTCTGCGAATTCCCAGCGCATCAGCGGTTAAACGGTCTTCAATGGTCGGATTTGTACACAGAATTGACAGCAAAAAGCCTTTATCAGCGGTGCTGCTAAGCAGGACAGGCGATCGCCCTTCAATTTGCATCTCTAGCCGACTAAGAAAGCGAGTATCATTGCAAAAAAGTCCCATACTAGCTTTCTGTTCGTCAACAACACCCAAACAGCCAGAAATATTTCCGAGCGTATCAGTGACTAGAAATAAATCGTCGTCTTTGACTGTAAGTGTTGGTTGCGGTCGTTCACTTAATACACAGGGCCATTCAGGAATAGGTAACTGGTGTGCTGGAACAAAAATTCTTCCGTCCAGATCGAGTCTGTCTGTTGTCATCAGCGTATCTGGTGTCATGCCAAATATTTCCGCTTCCACAATGATTTGTATATCTTCTCGCGCTGTTACTTGCCTTTACAGTGTCTGACCTAGCCAAACAACTGTTTTGCTCATTCTTCACGAGCTTTTTCCGACAAAGATTTAAGGATGAAATCTATTAGTTGAGAACAATAGAATAAAAACTTAACATATAGTTCATATCAACACGTCTGGCGTTTGCTGAGTTGACGTTAGCATTTGCTATAGCAATTTAGAGCAATAGAGAAATTTTTGGGCTTTCAAATTTACTTCTCTGCTCGAATGTAACTTATTTTCATAAACTATTGTAAATAAATTTAAGAAATTTATCTGCTGTTACGTCAAATCTATTCAACCGCAAGCAAGAAGTCAAAAGTCAGTAGCAACTTCTTACAATGACTTTTGACTTTCAAATTACATTTTGGCTAACGTGCTGCAATTGTCAAGACAATACCATTTGGAACGCTTTCTCGTACTCATCGGTCATTGCCTGAACGCTAAAATGGTTAACAACATAGTCTCGGCAAGTTTGTCGGTCGAGTTTTATTGCTTCTGGAATTGCCTCAATCATTTTTTCCAAAGAATGACAGACGAAACCTGTTTTGCCGTGCGCGATGACTTCCGGTACCGAACCGAGTCCCATACCAATAACTGGTGTACCTGTTGCCATAGATTCAATCATCACTAAGCCAAACGGCTCGCGCCAGGTAATCGGAAATAGTGTAACGGTAGCTCCGCTGAGTAATTCTACTTTTTGTTCGTGGGACACTTCACCTAAATACTGAATCTGCTCGCCATCAATTTCCGATTCTATTTTTTCCCGATAAAAGTCGCGGTCAACAGCATCAATCTTGCCCGCCATTTTTAGCGGTAAACCAGATGCGCGCGCAATTTGAATTGCTTGTAGAGGTCCTTTTTCTGGTGAAAGTCTGCCGACGAAAGCAAGATATGCAGGTTGTGCGGGTGTAGGTTGGAAGGGATAAACAGCAGTATCTATGCCATTATAAACTGTGTGAATGTAGTTCAACCCTAAGCGAGGTTCTCGTTGTGCCTCGCTGATACTGATGTAAGGTTGCCAAGCAAAACGCCGAAACATCTTTTCATTATCAGGCGTAAAAATACCGTGCATTGTGTGTACAGTTGGCGTTTTGACAAAATGAGTGTACGGCAGCGCTGCACAGCCAACATGCGAATGAATGATATCAAAGTGATGCGCTGAGCTATAAACTTCAGATAACATTAGCTGTTCATAAATTCCTGGCTCTCGAATACTCGGATCGAGCCGCAAAGC from Chroococcidiopsis sp. TS-821 encodes:
- a CDS encoding amylo-alpha-1,6-glucosidase, producing MTPDTLMTTDRLDLDGRIFVPAHQLPIPEWPCVLSERPQPTLTVKDDDLFLVTDTLGNISGCLGVVDEQKASMGLFCNDTRFLSRLEMQIEGRSPVLLSSTADKGFLLSILCTNPTIEDRLTADALGIRREIALGGALFEEIEITNYSTSSVSFELSLSFDADFIDLFEIRGFRREKRGQLLRLAQPISDQASRDGASAYRLCQQEELTLAYQGLDGLLMESRIQFQYLKPKLFKGYTAIWQLELASHQTQKLGYRLQMLTDRQPASTVSAPTTLVQAKAAELLEEQNWRQHITQIRSDKVIFNRTIERAEQDLYLLRQSIGKNFGNCKVVSAGVPWFSTLFGRDSLIAASQTLMLNPAIARETLLILAAYQGKVEDEWREEEPGKILHELRMGEMARCQEVPHTPYYGTIDATPLWLMLYAEYYAWTHDNETLEQLWSNALAAMEWIDRKCEKTGYLSYFRTSRRGLVNQGWKDSGDCIVDRHGHLANGPIALCEVQAYVYAAKIRLAEIARMKKRIDLADRWQEDANRLKERFNRDFWMSDQDYCALALDGEGKQVDSITSNPGHCLHLGILTPEKAYSVAERLRAPDMFNGWGIRTLSSLSPAYNPMGYHIGSVWPHDNSMIAMGVRSLGLIDQALELSQSILEMTQRQPYQRPPELFCGYERTNDNDPVQYPVACSPQAWATGSIFQLLQMMVNLVPDAKNNCLRIIDPALPESINTLSLHNLRVGPTLLDLEFERSGNTTACRVAKKRGNLRVVIEA
- a CDS encoding glycosyltransferase family 4 protein — its product is MKIAQVAPLWERVPPFRYGGIELIVSLLTDELVRRGHEVTLFASGDSITTAHLVSVHEQALRLDPSIREPGIYEQLMLSEVYSSAHHFDIIHSHVGCAALPYTHFVKTPTVHTMHGIFTPDNEKMFRRFAWQPYISISEAQREPRLGLNYIHTVYNGIDTAVYPFQPTPAQPAYLAFVGRLSPEKGPLQAIQIARASGLPLKMAGKIDAVDRDFYREKIESEIDGEQIQYLGEVSHEQKVELLSGATVTLFPITWREPFGLVMIESMATGTPVIGMGLGSVPEVIAHGKTGFVCHSLEKMIEAIPEAIKLDRQTCRDYVVNHFSVQAMTDEYEKAFQMVLS